The following are from one region of the Candidatus Cloacimonadota bacterium genome:
- a CDS encoding arginine--tRNA ligase, giving the protein MTKTKIHKDIIKCLKKLDIKFEDNFTIEVPNNPEHGDFSTNVALVNAKKNRKKPRILAEKITEYFSRHRDYKSVDVAGPGFINFKMANRYYHHKLLDISKTKKFGSSKHGKGKKVLLEFVSANPTGPLNVVNARAAAYGDSLYRIMSYVGFKAFREYYINDAGNQVDILAESLEIRYRELYGEKIEEFPPEAYHGEYIKDLALKLSAIDSTKLFHISEIDRLERMKNFALAELHREQVKSLERYGVEFENWMSEKKLRKEGAIEEVLSYLTEAHCTYEKDEAIWFSSIDFGDEKDRVLMKADGNTTYLVPDIAYHLTKYHRGFDIIIDVLGPDHHGHVAKLKAAIKALKLDVSKLEVVYLQHINLIQNGEVVKMSKRAGKIVSMDDLIDEVGKDAARFFFLERKPNAHLNFDLELAKKKSNENPVYYCQYAHARIHSILKKAKKEKIYLKDFDKKYLRRLNKEYELNIIKKLLEFPDTLISIADSREPHRLANYVHELAGMFHKYYAKYQIVNRNHPELSLSRLFLITAVKDVIAISLGLMGISAPKKM; this is encoded by the coding sequence ATGACCAAAACTAAAATACATAAAGATATAATTAAATGTTTGAAAAAATTGGATATTAAGTTCGAGGATAATTTTACGATCGAAGTTCCAAACAATCCTGAACACGGGGATTTCTCAACCAATGTTGCTCTCGTAAATGCCAAAAAAAATAGAAAGAAACCTCGAATTTTAGCAGAAAAAATCACAGAATATTTTTCCAGACATCGAGATTACAAATCTGTCGATGTTGCTGGACCGGGTTTTATAAATTTTAAAATGGCTAATCGCTATTATCATCATAAATTATTAGATATTTCCAAAACTAAAAAATTCGGATCTTCAAAACATGGAAAAGGTAAAAAAGTTTTGCTGGAATTTGTCAGTGCAAATCCAACCGGACCCTTGAATGTGGTCAATGCCAGAGCTGCAGCTTATGGAGATTCCCTTTATCGCATAATGAGTTATGTTGGTTTCAAAGCCTTTCGTGAATATTATATTAATGATGCCGGAAATCAGGTCGATATTCTGGCGGAATCACTTGAAATTCGCTATCGGGAATTGTATGGAGAAAAAATCGAGGAATTCCCTCCGGAAGCATATCATGGAGAATATATCAAGGATCTGGCTTTGAAATTAAGTGCGATCGATTCCACAAAATTATTCCATATCTCAGAAATAGATCGTTTGGAGAGAATGAAAAATTTTGCTTTGGCAGAACTTCACCGGGAACAGGTTAAAAGTCTGGAACGATACGGAGTAGAATTTGAGAACTGGATGTCCGAAAAAAAATTAAGAAAAGAAGGAGCTATTGAAGAAGTTCTCAGTTACTTAACAGAAGCTCATTGTACTTATGAGAAAGATGAAGCTATCTGGTTTTCCTCCATAGATTTTGGTGATGAAAAAGACCGTGTTCTGATGAAAGCAGATGGAAATACAACCTATCTTGTACCTGACATTGCTTATCATCTGACAAAATATCACCGTGGCTTTGATATCATTATCGATGTTCTCGGACCGGATCATCATGGACATGTTGCCAAGTTAAAAGCGGCAATTAAGGCTCTAAAACTGGATGTCAGTAAACTGGAAGTTGTTTACCTGCAGCACATAAATCTGATCCAGAATGGTGAAGTTGTAAAGATGTCTAAAAGAGCAGGCAAGATTGTGAGTATGGATGACTTGATCGATGAAGTTGGAAAAGATGCTGCCAGGTTTTTTTTCCTGGAACGAAAACCGAATGCTCATCTGAATTTCGACCTCGAACTGGCAAAGAAAAAATCAAATGAGAATCCTGTTTATTATTGTCAATATGCTCATGCCAGAATACACAGCATCCTGAAAAAAGCAAAGAAAGAAAAAATCTATCTGAAGGATTTTGATAAAAAATACTTGAGAAGACTTAATAAAGAATATGAGCTAAATATTATTAAGAAATTACTTGAATTTCCAGATACTTTAATCTCTATTGCAGATAGCAGAGAACCGCATAGATTAGCTAATTATGTTCATGAACTTGCCGGTATGTTCCATAAATATTATGCGAAATATCAAATCGTGAACAGGAATCATCCCGAGCTTAGCTTAAGCAGACTTTTTTTGATAACAGCGGTCAAAGATGTGATTGCGATCTCTCTTGGTTTAATGGGAATTTCAGCTCCCAAAAAAATGTAA
- the rsfS gene encoding ribosome silencing factor has protein sequence MTSQKIRSFMLSSQKEIVDKIIKWAASKKAENIKYFDVREFSDYTDIIIICHGTAELHNKAIAEEILYKAKAEGIQLLASEGLANGTWILLDFVDIIVHIFNEETRNFYKLEELWNISSKTIKDNRINNDQN, from the coding sequence ATGACAAGTCAAAAAATCAGGAGTTTTATGTTATCTTCCCAAAAAGAAATAGTAGATAAAATAATCAAGTGGGCAGCATCTAAAAAAGCCGAAAATATTAAATATTTTGATGTCAGAGAATTTTCCGATTATACTGATATCATCATCATCTGTCATGGAACTGCAGAACTTCATAATAAAGCTATTGCAGAAGAAATCCTGTACAAAGCAAAAGCAGAAGGAATTCAACTTTTAGCTTCCGAAGGTTTGGCTAATGGAACCTGGATTCTCCTTGATTTTGTCGATATCATTGTTCACATTTTTAACGAAGAAACCAGAAATTTCTATAAACTTGAAGAATTATGGAATATTAGTTCAAAAACCATAAAGGATAATAGAATTAATAATGACCAAAACTAA
- a CDS encoding HIT domain-containing protein, producing MNKILYSPWRLKYILSKKKKECIFCIRPSAKNDEKHFILYRSKFSFVILNMFPYNNGHLMVVPFKHVAGLNDLSKEEIDDLFETVQLCEKVITNNYHPDGINIGMNLGKAAGAGIDEHLHVHLVPRWNGDTNFMTATGSTRVIPESFETAYQQLKEQFDSEQVKK from the coding sequence ATGAATAAAATACTATATTCACCCTGGCGTCTAAAATACATCTTATCAAAAAAAAAAAAAGAATGTATTTTCTGTATCAGACCATCCGCAAAAAATGATGAAAAACATTTCATCCTTTATCGGAGTAAATTCAGCTTCGTTATCCTGAATATGTTCCCATACAATAACGGTCATTTAATGGTTGTCCCTTTTAAACATGTTGCAGGTTTGAACGATCTTTCAAAGGAAGAGATCGATGACCTTTTTGAAACTGTTCAACTTTGCGAAAAAGTAATTACAAACAATTATCACCCGGACGGAATCAATATCGGCATGAATTTAGGAAAAGCAGCAGGTGCAGGAATAGACGAGCATTTACATGTTCATCTCGTACCGAGATGGAATGGAGACACGAATTTTATGACCGCAACCGGAAGCACGAGAGTTATTCCCGAATCCTTTGAAACAGCATATCAACAACTAAAAGAACAATTTGACAGTGAGCAGGTCAAAAAATAA
- the folK gene encoding 2-amino-4-hydroxy-6-hydroxymethyldihydropteridine diphosphokinase, translated as MHKRHKNICYLGLGSNLGNKLENIQKAVSILRNNKKIKIIKNSSIKVTKAWGNTNQPDFLNCVLEIETALDPKKLLKICLEIETEMGRIRKEKWESRIIDIDILFFGNEVINEENLIIPHAFIYKRKFILESLNEICPDYIHPTLKKKIKDIL; from the coding sequence ATGCATAAAAGACACAAAAATATTTGCTATTTAGGACTTGGATCAAATTTAGGAAACAAGTTAGAAAATATTCAAAAAGCAGTCTCAATACTGAGAAATAATAAAAAGATAAAAATAATAAAAAATAGTTCGATAAAAGTTACAAAAGCCTGGGGAAACACTAACCAACCTGATTTCCTGAATTGCGTTCTGGAAATCGAAACTGCTCTTGATCCTAAAAAATTACTGAAAATCTGTCTTGAAATTGAAACTGAAATGGGAAGGATCAGAAAGGAAAAATGGGAATCGAGAATAATCGATATCGATATTCTCTTTTTTGGAAATGAAGTGATCAATGAAGAAAACCTGATAATTCCACATGCATTCATCTATAAAAGAAAATTCATTCTGGAATCCCTGAACGAAATCTGTCCTGATTATATTCATCCGACTTTGAAGAAGAAAATAAAGGATATTCTGTAA
- the folB gene encoding dihydroneopterin aldolase produces the protein MKIHLHEMVFYGHHGVHPEERKLGQRFIVNFTFETAPEHDQEIDHIDDTIDYTKVFSIIKNILENKEFLLLENCADTILTSVLTTFPKIIQAKVKIKKPSVPIKGSLGSVEVEMDRIK, from the coding sequence ATGAAAATTCATTTACATGAAATGGTCTTTTACGGTCATCATGGTGTTCATCCCGAAGAGCGAAAGCTCGGTCAGAGATTTATCGTGAATTTTACTTTTGAAACAGCTCCTGAACACGATCAGGAAATTGATCATATCGATGATACGATCGACTATACAAAAGTGTTCTCCATCATAAAAAATATTCTTGAAAATAAAGAATTCCTGCTTTTGGAAAACTGTGCTGATACGATCTTAACATCAGTTTTAACAACTTTCCCAAAGATAATTCAGGCAAAAGTGAAAATCAAAAAACCTTCCGTTCCCATAAAAGGTTCACTCGGTTCGGTTGAAGTTGAAATGGATAGGATAAAATAA